Proteins encoded together in one Thermococcus barophilus MP window:
- a CDS encoding PIN domain-containing protein, which yields MEAPKKLYDTNVIINAVKSSERLKGYTTILNIVEFPRGSELDLTVLTPSLDDYLLAIEISQTMVERGTPVPAVDAVIAAVALNRDLTIVTRDKHFSFIQKAYPRLKIVEE from the coding sequence ATGGAAGCGCCTAAAAAGCTTTACGACACGAATGTAATTATAAACGCTGTAAAGTCATCTGAAAGGCTCAAAGGATACACGACAATTCTAAATATTGTGGAGTTTCCCAGAGGTTCAGAACTTGACCTGACAGTTTTAACTCCGTCGTTAGATGATTATCTCCTCGCCATTGAAATTTCGCAGACAATGGTGGAGAGAGGAACTCCTGTTCCAGCAGTTGATGCTGTAATAGCAGCAGTTGCCCTGAACAGAGACCTCACCATCGTAACTCGGGATAAGCACTTTAGTTTTATCCAGAAAGCTTATCCCAGATTAAAAATTGTGGAGGAATGA
- a CDS encoding AAA family ATPase, translating into MNGKEFLEKLKEEIHNAVVGKDDVIELLSVALLAEGHVILEGIPGVAKTTIAKSFANALGLKFSRIQLTPDLLPADILGTVYYDQRDGKFKIKKGPIFANIILADEINRAQPKTQSALLEAMQEKQVTIEGRTFPLEDPFLVIATKNPLEFEGVYNLPEAQIDRFMLHIKVGYPDKEEELTLLIRKDKGDFREVKQIFTRGQILTLINQAKKVKTSEDVLHYLYEIISKTRKDERLLIGASPRAAEHLLYASKALAFLRGRDYVIPDDIKEVAVSVLAHRLIVRAEYEIEGVKSEDIVREILDSVEVPV; encoded by the coding sequence ATGAACGGAAAAGAATTCCTTGAAAAGCTCAAAGAAGAAATCCATAATGCCGTTGTCGGTAAAGATGATGTCATAGAGCTCCTATCTGTTGCACTGTTAGCTGAAGGACACGTGATACTTGAAGGAATACCCGGAGTTGCAAAGACAACAATAGCCAAAAGCTTTGCAAACGCTTTGGGGCTGAAGTTCTCAAGGATTCAGCTGACACCTGATTTACTGCCAGCTGATATTCTCGGCACGGTGTATTATGATCAGAGAGACGGGAAGTTCAAAATTAAAAAGGGCCCAATATTTGCCAATATAATCCTTGCGGACGAGATAAACAGGGCTCAGCCGAAGACTCAGTCGGCTCTTTTAGAGGCAATGCAGGAAAAGCAGGTGACGATAGAGGGAAGAACGTTTCCCTTAGAGGATCCTTTTCTTGTGATAGCAACCAAGAATCCATTAGAATTTGAAGGCGTTTATAATCTTCCCGAGGCTCAAATTGACAGATTCATGCTTCACATCAAAGTCGGTTATCCTGATAAGGAAGAAGAGCTTACCCTGCTGATCAGAAAGGACAAGGGGGATTTCAGGGAGGTTAAGCAAATATTCACAAGAGGGCAGATATTGACACTCATAAATCAAGCAAAGAAGGTTAAGACAAGTGAAGATGTTCTTCATTACCTCTATGAGATAATATCGAAGACAAGGAAAGATGAGAGACTATTAATTGGTGCATCTCCGAGGGCTGCCGAGCATTTGCTTTACGCCTCAAAAGCCCTTGCATTTCTGCGGGGAAGAGACTACGTGATACCCGATGATATAAAGGAAGTTGCCGTTAGTGTCTTGGCACACAGGCTTATCGTTAGGGCGGAGTACGAGATCGAGGGGGTAAAGAGCGAGGACATAGTCAGGGAAATCCTTGATAGCGTTGAGGTGCCGGTATGA
- a CDS encoding type II toxin-antitoxin system VapC family toxin has translation MGKGYLIDTNILIYYLADAIPEGEINKVEDILKTSFNVSIITKIEFLGWRGHTDEGFKKAEEFISFARVIPLTDEIANLTIDLRRKYKIKLPDAVIAATALYHDLILVTRNEKDFWGIKGLEIYNPFKNYEGNP, from the coding sequence ATGGGAAAGGGATATTTAATCGATACAAACATTCTGATCTATTACTTGGCTGATGCGATCCCAGAAGGGGAGATTAATAAAGTGGAGGATATTCTTAAAACCTCATTTAATGTTTCAATAATCACAAAGATTGAATTCTTGGGGTGGCGTGGACATACTGACGAAGGCTTTAAAAAAGCGGAAGAGTTTATAAGCTTCGCCAGGGTTATCCCTCTAACGGATGAAATTGCAAACTTGACAATAGACCTAAGGCGAAAATATAAAATTAAGCTCCCAGATGCAGTAATTGCTGCAACGGCACTTTATCATGATTTAATCCTCGTTACGAGAAATGAAAAAGACTTCTGGGGAATTAAAGGATTGGAAATTTATAATCCGTTTAAAAATTATGAGGGAAACCCATGA
- a CDS encoding Ig-like domain-containing protein, with the protein MKRVLVFVIVLLIASSGLGLALDRHIPYEIASENDKGIYIYLKSILLYSDIVLKNIIDENNDSVNYALKLETRLNMTREEVEFYKTMGIESKIEKYLPPFLKLGKGIKEIAEGQKIFLDNIEKVKTEKDYYSYMNATKGLNLIKEGISLSEEALDEIDVLEFLDENNVTVKLDTTQLRERLEEIKRMYLVYEKILRAYQVLSPEELQKLIKKEEKKTGKPVNTEEFIEKNRIIPIPERLTLHASKLNPFVYENVTFYGYAPGFNEVEIHIGNESFAVPVRNNYFSLKHVFKQVGSYRVFATGMRENKLETSNILLINVSKIPTNLIISSEKSAYVDQKLRIEGILLDYYRNPLGAQEIRASFDGEKLTLKTLKNGSFSFEISRKKEGKYLVNVTYLGNEIYAGSSASLSVYFMRHPVDIKIKTDKAKVKIGQELYIFGEVKGAKRPILISVYVDGKLYQQWLTKTVFGFKLRFNSTGTHEIYAYFSGDEYYAPAKSNLLKISVIKYSFREILIIALAFVSLLVLYVFVSSKKGQRKGISDEEFVELIKSLEELEVKEEGKKVKRLRDIYREVYYKLISYYNLKPTLTPRELLRKLRNESFSYDLERLTQLHERYFYGRKRLKRNEVIEYIKSAGRVIVSFIVREEL; encoded by the coding sequence ATGAAGAGAGTTTTGGTTTTTGTTATAGTCCTCCTCATCGCTTCAAGTGGGTTAGGATTAGCTTTAGATAGGCATATTCCCTATGAGATTGCAAGCGAAAACGATAAGGGCATTTATATCTATTTAAAATCCATTTTGCTGTATTCAGACATTGTTCTGAAAAATATCATAGATGAAAACAATGACTCAGTAAACTATGCACTGAAGCTGGAAACGAGACTTAACATGACAAGAGAAGAGGTTGAATTTTATAAAACAATGGGAATTGAGAGTAAAATCGAAAAATACCTTCCCCCCTTCCTGAAGTTGGGGAAGGGAATCAAAGAGATCGCAGAAGGGCAGAAAATTTTCTTAGATAACATTGAAAAAGTAAAAACGGAAAAGGATTATTATTCCTATATGAATGCCACCAAAGGTTTAAATCTCATAAAAGAGGGGATTTCACTTTCAGAAGAGGCTTTGGATGAAATAGACGTGCTGGAATTTCTCGATGAGAACAACGTTACCGTGAAGCTGGACACCACTCAGCTTAGAGAAAGGCTGGAAGAGATAAAAAGGATGTACCTTGTTTATGAAAAGATACTTAGAGCTTATCAAGTATTATCCCCGGAAGAATTGCAGAAACTTATCAAAAAAGAGGAGAAAAAAACAGGAAAACCTGTAAATACAGAAGAGTTTATAGAAAAAAACAGAATAATACCAATTCCAGAACGGCTAACCCTCCATGCCTCAAAGCTCAATCCATTTGTTTATGAAAACGTTACATTTTACGGATATGCCCCCGGATTTAACGAGGTTGAAATACACATCGGGAATGAATCATTTGCAGTTCCAGTTAGGAACAACTATTTTTCACTCAAGCATGTTTTCAAACAAGTCGGAAGCTATAGAGTCTTCGCAACCGGAATGAGAGAGAATAAATTAGAAACTTCAAATATTCTCTTGATAAATGTTTCAAAGATCCCAACAAATCTAATCATCTCATCGGAAAAAAGTGCATATGTTGATCAAAAGCTTAGGATAGAAGGAATCCTCCTGGATTATTACAGAAATCCTCTTGGAGCTCAAGAAATCAGGGCAAGTTTCGATGGAGAAAAGCTCACATTAAAAACACTGAAAAATGGAAGCTTTTCCTTTGAGATAAGCAGAAAAAAAGAAGGGAAATATTTAGTTAATGTCACTTATCTTGGAAACGAAATATATGCCGGGAGCTCTGCATCTTTGAGTGTTTACTTTATGAGACATCCAGTTGACATAAAAATAAAAACTGACAAAGCCAAAGTCAAAATAGGACAGGAACTCTACATCTTTGGTGAGGTAAAGGGAGCAAAAAGACCAATTTTAATATCAGTCTATGTTGATGGCAAGCTGTATCAGCAGTGGCTGACTAAAACTGTCTTTGGCTTTAAACTGCGCTTCAACAGTACCGGAACCCACGAGATTTATGCCTATTTCTCTGGAGACGAATATTACGCCCCAGCTAAGTCAAATCTTTTGAAAATTAGCGTCATTAAGTACAGTTTTAGGGAAATTCTAATAATTGCACTGGCTTTTGTATCGCTCCTTGTACTCTATGTTTTTGTATCCTCTAAGAAAGGGCAAAGAAAAGGAATTAGTGATGAAGAGTTTGTAGAGCTTATTAAATCATTGGAAGAGTTAGAAGTCAAAGAAGAAGGTAAAAAAGTTAAGAGACTTCGCGATATTTACAGGGAAGTTTATTACAAATTGATTAGCTATTATAACTTAAAGCCGACTCTGACTCCGAGAGAGCTCTTAAGAAAGCTTCGAAATGAAAGCTTTTCCTATGATTTGGAAAGACTCACACAGCTTCATGAGAGGTACTTTTATGGAAGGAAAAGACTGAAAAGAAATGAGGTAATTGAGTACATAAAGTCTGCCGGAAGGGTAATAGTTTCCTTCATAGTGAGGGAAGAGCTATGA
- a CDS encoding DUF4350 domain-containing protein: protein MRRVIYGLLITFGIFLLIMPLSIPIFTSSTDFSIFNTKWNGASSFGKVLYDNSKIIPIISPFNSIELGKKRGTLLILGPDMGYSTLEIDEIKKFLENGGTLVLIDDFGTGNQILKGLNLTARFSKVSFIDVFYSKNYNFPELVRILDPELGAGVDKLVLNVPSVILNAEGEIYTSKVALLGNNQREYPIMSELKYGKGKIVLFSDPSVFINDMFRENEKFIRNFAEYISSDVVYIDEAHHSSFNPYHMATLVIRRSFDRVKAFYVVLGVAVLALVIESGFAASLAEKSLTFLFNKLFKEEEKSLDEVINELKEEGYDEEVLRKIVREIKTGKKLGG from the coding sequence ATGAGAAGAGTAATTTATGGTCTGCTGATAACCTTTGGGATATTCCTTCTAATAATGCCTTTATCAATTCCTATCTTCACTTCAAGCACTGATTTCAGCATCTTCAACACTAAGTGGAACGGGGCATCAAGCTTTGGAAAAGTCCTCTATGATAATTCCAAGATAATCCCAATTATCTCCCCATTTAATTCAATAGAGCTTGGGAAAAAAAGGGGCACGCTTTTAATCCTTGGCCCCGATATGGGCTATTCCACCCTTGAAATTGATGAGATCAAGAAGTTCTTAGAGAACGGTGGAACTTTGGTTTTAATCGATGATTTTGGAACTGGAAATCAGATACTGAAAGGTTTGAATTTAACGGCCAGATTTTCAAAAGTGAGCTTCATCGACGTGTTTTACTCCAAAAACTACAACTTCCCTGAACTTGTGAGGATTTTAGATCCAGAACTTGGAGCAGGAGTCGACAAGCTTGTTTTAAATGTCCCTTCAGTTATACTGAATGCAGAAGGAGAAATATACACAAGCAAAGTGGCACTTCTCGGGAACAATCAGAGAGAGTATCCAATAATGAGCGAGCTGAAATACGGAAAGGGAAAGATAGTACTATTCTCGGATCCAAGCGTTTTCATAAACGACATGTTCAGGGAGAATGAGAAGTTCATAAGAAATTTTGCAGAATACATAAGTTCCGATGTGGTATACATAGACGAAGCACACCACTCAAGCTTCAATCCTTATCACATGGCCACGCTCGTAATAAGGAGGAGTTTTGATAGAGTTAAAGCATTTTACGTTGTGCTTGGAGTTGCTGTACTTGCTTTGGTTATCGAAAGCGGCTTTGCGGCATCATTGGCTGAGAAAAGTCTGACATTCCTATTCAACAAACTCTTTAAGGAAGAAGAAAAAAGCTTAGATGAAGTTATAAATGAATTGAAAGAAGAAGGCTACGATGAAGAGGTTTTGAGAAAAATTGTGAGAGAGATTAAAACCGGTAAAAAGCTGGGTGGTTAA
- a CDS encoding flippase, giving the protein MKDELKKITAGSKLVLVGTLVWITLEFLSRVIIGRHFSSEEYGIYNLTLSIFTLSLLLATLGFQSGVPREISYYSEKSPSKVDKLISTALIIIMATSVLVSLVLVINAENIAGIFKNERLISPLRVISLALPFSALSVTITAISRGFGRVKEQICFQNIFYPTILLILIVVVILRQYPFNYVFWAYVGANYLTFLALFILIWKIKLVKIGLLFDSKLGKELLLFSIPLLLSSILGFVMTWIDTLMIGYYLSATSVGVYNAAAPIAKLLPVILNSVAFLYVPVASKLYAQNRVNDLAKIYQSLTRLVFFFTFPVFVIVLLYPETILGYVFGSKYITATPALRILAVGFIVHVLFGLNGMSLVIIGKTTLNLVGELTAVLVNVILNILLIPKYYLIGAAIATTFSYILANLVRSFWLYRLLKIHPFTREYIRQITVSVLTLAVAYLLSVGLFEKSLGFQLIGGVSTFVMYFGIILLSGSVSLKELKVLLE; this is encoded by the coding sequence ATGAAAGATGAACTTAAAAAGATTACAGCTGGTTCAAAATTGGTACTTGTTGGAACTTTAGTGTGGATAACTCTTGAATTCCTTAGCAGGGTAATTATTGGAAGGCATTTTTCCTCAGAGGAATATGGGATCTATAATCTGACATTGAGTATTTTCACTTTGTCTTTACTGCTAGCTACACTAGGGTTCCAGAGTGGAGTTCCCAGAGAAATTTCATATTACTCAGAGAAATCACCTTCAAAGGTGGACAAACTGATATCAACAGCGTTAATTATCATCATGGCAACCAGCGTGCTGGTTTCTCTAGTTTTAGTAATTAATGCGGAAAATATTGCCGGTATATTTAAGAATGAACGTTTAATATCCCCGTTAAGAGTAATTTCACTTGCTTTGCCTTTTTCGGCTTTATCAGTAACTATAACGGCCATATCTAGGGGGTTTGGAAGAGTTAAAGAGCAAATTTGTTTCCAGAACATATTTTACCCAACAATATTATTAATCCTCATAGTAGTTGTAATCTTGAGGCAGTATCCTTTTAATTATGTTTTTTGGGCATATGTTGGAGCAAATTATCTGACTTTTTTAGCGTTGTTTATTCTAATATGGAAAATTAAGCTTGTTAAAATAGGGTTACTTTTTGACAGCAAACTGGGAAAAGAGTTACTTTTGTTCTCTATTCCTCTCCTTTTAAGCAGTATTTTAGGGTTTGTAATGACATGGATAGATACATTAATGATTGGCTATTATCTCTCTGCTACGTCTGTTGGAGTGTATAACGCCGCAGCGCCTATTGCCAAGCTATTGCCGGTTATCTTGAACTCGGTAGCCTTTCTCTATGTGCCCGTTGCGTCCAAACTTTATGCCCAAAATAGAGTTAATGATTTAGCTAAAATCTATCAATCACTGACAAGGTTGGTGTTTTTTTTCACCTTCCCGGTGTTTGTCATTGTGCTTCTGTATCCCGAAACAATCTTGGGGTATGTATTTGGATCAAAATACATTACTGCAACCCCTGCTTTGAGAATTTTAGCTGTTGGATTCATTGTCCATGTGCTTTTTGGGTTGAACGGGATGAGTTTGGTAATTATTGGCAAAACAACACTTAATTTAGTTGGAGAGCTTACTGCAGTTCTTGTGAATGTTATCTTGAATATACTCCTGATACCAAAATACTATCTAATTGGAGCTGCTATCGCCACTACATTCTCATATATACTTGCAAATCTTGTAAGGTCTTTTTGGCTTTATCGGCTTTTGAAAATCCATCCGTTTACAAGGGAATACATAAGGCAGATAACTGTTAGCGTCCTTACTCTGGCAGTTGCTTATTTGCTGAGTGTTGGGCTTTTTGAGAAAAGTCTGGGTTTTCAGCTGATTGGAGGAGTCTCGACATTCGTTATGTATTTCGGGATAATACTTTTAAGTGGAAGTGTTAGCTTGAAAGAACTTAAAGTTCTCCTAGAATGA
- a CDS encoding STT3 domain-containing protein: MGNPKILSNYKVHFPLLILTVALGYRIYPYFTQKYLFGFDPYVHLSVIREFLNGNIRDNLIYPLSLAPYGARINEPLGIYYVPILIFKILKLLGLSLYDAFRITPVLFGILTIIFFYSFIAKLHGKKCAIYSVLFLAISFAHISRSMANYYRADNYAVFLFSIVLWAFGALLQKTDFNVHTAFYIATAGIALGISCAFWGGYIALFVFVFGILFFSLVASLLKKGKQHFYSSIYVLLSIISGGVIVFLIGPKVNYHYFQNFSKVFMYPLIFVILLFGFTLLSLRFELSNKAKISTIIIMSIVAVFGVSYYNPTLFKELLTGFGYLNSSGVYRTIMELRRPTPFDLWIGFGISIFLVPFYFLHMKKNSLLFIHLGWIIPSMYLLLNAVRFIFLASLAIAFMAGIGLVEIENIMKSIKFISKKASMAIIMSIFLLTGYLSFASLKNLHPVMDQNWENALLYLKSHSNETDIVLAWWDYGGFIQYYAERPTLTDSVYGQVMAKYVARYYLGLVPTQELKRRGVKYVIVNKELILKFGTIIRTANESGGYLMVMLPLDYTLGNTLVFSNHNIIFVLKRDGEWLGTLQIGGRKIKISRLLVESNDIKEVQLDKDGLILYANLNYGYAVVMDEKAFNTKFSQLMFRNKGDLIYSDGGTIKIFRI; encoded by the coding sequence ATGGGAAATCCAAAAATCCTTTCTAACTATAAGGTTCATTTTCCTCTTTTGATTCTTACAGTTGCTTTAGGATACAGAATTTATCCTTATTTCACGCAGAAGTACTTATTTGGCTTTGATCCATATGTTCATCTTTCGGTGATTAGAGAATTTCTGAACGGTAATATTCGGGATAACTTAATCTATCCATTATCTCTGGCCCCATATGGAGCGCGTATAAATGAACCGCTTGGTATCTACTATGTTCCAATATTGATTTTCAAGATATTAAAACTTTTAGGGCTATCACTATATGATGCCTTTAGGATAACTCCAGTACTGTTTGGAATTCTTACGATAATTTTTTTCTACTCTTTCATTGCTAAGTTACATGGGAAGAAATGTGCAATCTACTCAGTGCTATTCTTAGCTATTAGCTTTGCTCATATTTCGAGATCTATGGCGAACTATTATAGGGCTGATAATTATGCAGTTTTTCTCTTCTCTATTGTTTTATGGGCATTTGGTGCTTTACTGCAAAAGACAGACTTCAATGTGCATACAGCATTCTATATAGCAACTGCTGGTATTGCACTGGGAATCTCTTGTGCTTTTTGGGGAGGCTATATCGCACTGTTTGTCTTCGTTTTTGGGATTTTGTTCTTTTCTTTAGTTGCTTCCCTTTTAAAAAAGGGCAAACAGCACTTTTATTCGTCAATATACGTTTTACTGTCCATAATCTCCGGAGGGGTAATTGTCTTTCTGATTGGGCCAAAAGTTAATTATCATTATTTTCAGAATTTTTCTAAAGTTTTCATGTACCCTTTGATTTTTGTAATTCTACTTTTTGGATTCACACTTTTATCATTAAGATTTGAGCTTTCTAACAAGGCGAAAATATCAACCATTATTATCATGAGTATTGTAGCAGTCTTTGGAGTCTCATATTATAACCCGACGCTATTCAAGGAGTTGTTAACAGGATTTGGATATCTAAACTCTAGTGGGGTGTATAGGACAATAATGGAATTAAGAAGACCTACCCCTTTTGACTTATGGATTGGATTTGGCATTTCTATATTCCTTGTGCCATTTTACTTTTTGCACATGAAAAAGAACAGCCTACTCTTTATCCATTTGGGCTGGATTATTCCAAGCATGTATCTGCTCTTAAACGCTGTTAGGTTCATTTTCTTGGCATCTTTAGCAATTGCTTTTATGGCGGGCATAGGATTGGTTGAGATTGAGAACATAATGAAATCCATTAAGTTCATTTCAAAGAAAGCAAGTATGGCAATTATAATGAGTATATTTCTTCTAACTGGCTATTTGTCGTTTGCTTCATTAAAGAATCTGCATCCGGTCATGGATCAGAACTGGGAAAATGCTCTCCTATACTTAAAATCCCATTCAAATGAAACAGATATCGTGCTAGCTTGGTGGGATTATGGAGGTTTCATTCAGTACTACGCTGAAAGACCTACCCTCACAGACAGCGTTTATGGTCAAGTAATGGCTAAATATGTTGCGAGATATTATTTGGGGTTAGTTCCTACCCAAGAACTAAAACGTAGAGGGGTTAAGTATGTCATAGTCAATAAAGAATTGATTTTGAAGTTTGGTACAATAATTAGAACTGCAAATGAATCCGGTGGATACCTCATGGTCATGCTACCTCTCGATTATACCCTTGGTAACACTCTTGTTTTTTCTAATCACAACATTATTTTTGTCCTAAAGAGAGATGGTGAATGGCTTGGTACTTTACAAATCGGTGGAAGAAAAATAAAGATATCAAGGTTATTAGTGGAGAGTAATGACATTAAAGAAGTTCAGCTTGACAAAGATGGGTTGATATTGTATGCTAACTTAAACTATGGTTATGCGGTAGTTATGGATGAAAAAGCATTTAATACTAAATTTTCACAATTAATGTTTCGAAATAAAGGGGATTTAATTTATTCAGATGGAGGCACAATAAAGATATTCAGAATTTGA
- a CDS encoding type II toxin-antitoxin system VapC family toxin: MNPGRAVKPELIYMDTGTLIAFFDKGDKNHEIAVSYFESSVLKGAKFVVGRPVLVEFLNGASKVNGKRVAIQLKNLICSSKYILIEDETEEDWEKAWRLFEKFKDQDGMDLVDCLSFAIMERLEITKAFTFDSDFATYGFTVVPRPPKPKKKQKRE; encoded by the coding sequence ATGAATCCCGGACGTGCAGTAAAACCCGAACTCATCTATATGGATACAGGAACATTAATTGCCTTTTTCGATAAGGGAGACAAGAATCATGAGATTGCCGTGAGCTATTTTGAGTCTTCCGTCCTGAAAGGTGCAAAATTCGTAGTTGGACGCCCTGTTCTCGTAGAATTCCTCAACGGTGCTTCAAAGGTAAACGGAAAACGCGTCGCAATACAACTTAAAAACCTGATTTGCTCAAGCAAATACATACTCATCGAAGATGAGACTGAAGAAGACTGGGAAAAGGCATGGAGACTCTTCGAAAAATTCAAAGATCAAGATGGCATGGATCTGGTGGACTGCCTGAGCTTCGCAATCATGGAACGCCTCGAAATCACCAAAGCCTTTACCTTCGACAGTGACTTTGCAACTTACGGCTTTACAGTAGTTCCCAGGCCTCCAAAACCAAAGAAGAAGCAAAAGAGAGAGTGA
- a CDS encoding DUF58 domain-containing protein: protein MKREDVLWTLAGISFLHGYLAGNVFSAIFGVGVSGYIVYSQRRFNPKIEVSKVFEERLEEGKRSKVVLKIKNLGSAVKIKVKEEAPREIKVEAPSEVVLMPGEEKFVEYFITPENKGEYELLTKIYVYDTSELYFDEIILGKYKIEVFPSVDSIREAAKEDYSIRLGEVYKKSILLGLESMELYGLREYLPGDDLRRIDWKASSRLGKLIVREFLKERESDVYIVLDATREMRKGVKRAKIDYASTLALHLATLLLKKNYSVGMIIYWDEGFKAIKPAKGRDQLDKIRNAIRFKPERGLLSFKSSISLKLSERGRRFLGKLFPKKRRSVAEALLNIKTPSYLILITDLMSNTSQLYRLMLMIRKKHKGIILSPNPILFYSGELDEETLKFLYEKYLEREKTVRKFNSVIPTIDLGPSDYLREIVRELR, encoded by the coding sequence ATGAAGAGGGAAGACGTGCTGTGGACCTTAGCTGGAATAAGCTTTCTTCACGGGTATTTAGCGGGCAATGTATTCAGTGCTATCTTTGGAGTGGGTGTTAGCGGATACATTGTCTATTCCCAGAGAAGGTTCAATCCAAAAATCGAGGTTTCTAAGGTTTTTGAAGAAAGATTGGAAGAGGGGAAGAGAAGCAAAGTGGTTTTAAAGATCAAAAATCTGGGGAGTGCAGTTAAGATCAAAGTAAAAGAGGAGGCACCCAGGGAAATTAAGGTTGAAGCTCCTAGCGAGGTTGTTTTAATGCCAGGCGAAGAGAAGTTCGTTGAGTATTTCATAACTCCAGAGAACAAGGGAGAGTATGAGCTATTAACCAAGATTTATGTGTATGACACGAGCGAACTTTACTTTGATGAGATAATCCTTGGGAAGTATAAAATTGAGGTCTTTCCTTCAGTGGATTCCATAAGAGAGGCAGCCAAAGAAGACTACAGCATCAGACTTGGTGAAGTGTACAAGAAGAGCATCCTTTTAGGTTTAGAGAGCATGGAGCTTTATGGATTGAGGGAGTATCTGCCGGGAGATGACCTGAGGAGGATAGACTGGAAGGCAAGCTCGCGTTTGGGGAAGCTTATAGTCAGGGAGTTCCTGAAGGAGAGGGAAAGCGATGTTTACATTGTGCTTGATGCAACGAGGGAGATGAGGAAGGGAGTAAAAAGGGCAAAGATAGACTACGCCTCAACCTTAGCCCTGCATTTAGCGACACTGTTGTTAAAGAAAAACTACAGCGTTGGAATGATAATTTACTGGGACGAGGGCTTTAAGGCCATCAAGCCGGCAAAAGGGAGGGATCAGCTCGACAAAATAAGAAATGCCATAAGGTTCAAGCCGGAAAGGGGTCTGCTAAGCTTTAAGAGCAGCATATCATTAAAGCTGAGCGAGAGGGGAAGGAGGTTTTTAGGAAAGCTATTTCCCAAGAAAAGGAGAAGCGTTGCGGAGGCTCTGCTGAACATCAAGACCCCTTCATACCTGATACTCATAACGGATTTGATGAGCAACACGTCTCAGCTTTACAGGTTAATGCTCATGATAAGGAAGAAGCACAAAGGTATTATCTTATCCCCAAATCCAATTCTCTTTTATTCAGGTGAGCTTGATGAAGAGACTTTGAAGTTTTTGTATGAGAAGTACTTGGAGAGGGAGAAGACTGTTAGGAAGTTCAACTCAGTTATTCCAACGATAGATTTGGGGCCAAGTGATTATTTGAGGGAAATTGTTAGAGAGCTGAGATGA
- a CDS encoding DUF1616 domain-containing protein, with product MKWRNYWDLITIIALSLLLDFLIAFFPDSLLRKALGLAFVLFFPGYVFITSLFPNKKELDNLERLALSFGLSIAIVPLIGLGLNYTPWGIRLIPILVSLTIFNLIFGILAVYRRAKAIDPWIPRISIEMLKEELEWDKASKLDKALTVILVIAIISSIATLAYVITHPKPGEKFTEFYILGPNGKAADYPTELFVGENATIILGIANHEYRNVTYYVEVWLVNLTYDFNTNTTHIYNMYLLDRFNVTLPHKPVNIEGNWTPQWEMNYTFSIDKPGKWQLWFLLFKDKEPPLPKPINGDYAQTNATQRILDAIDGKILSLKLNIEVRKI from the coding sequence ATGAAGTGGAGAAACTACTGGGATTTGATAACAATAATTGCTTTATCACTGCTCCTGGATTTCCTTATAGCGTTCTTCCCAGACAGCCTGCTTAGAAAGGCATTAGGCTTGGCATTTGTCCTGTTCTTTCCGGGCTACGTCTTTATAACCTCTCTCTTTCCAAATAAGAAAGAACTCGACAATCTCGAGCGCTTGGCTTTGAGCTTTGGATTAAGTATAGCAATCGTTCCCCTCATAGGCTTGGGCTTGAACTACACACCTTGGGGCATAAGGTTAATTCCGATATTGGTCAGCTTAACGATATTCAATCTAATATTTGGAATTCTGGCAGTATATAGGAGGGCAAAAGCCATTGATCCGTGGATTCCGAGGATTAGCATTGAAATGCTCAAAGAAGAGCTCGAATGGGACAAGGCAAGCAAATTGGACAAAGCTCTGACGGTAATCTTGGTGATCGCAATAATCTCTTCAATTGCAACTTTAGCTTATGTTATAACCCATCCAAAGCCTGGGGAGAAGTTCACCGAATTTTACATTCTCGGTCCAAATGGGAAAGCCGCTGATTACCCAACGGAGCTTTTTGTTGGAGAGAATGCAACCATCATTTTGGGGATAGCCAACCACGAATACAGGAATGTTACATATTACGTTGAGGTCTGGCTTGTTAACTTAACCTACGACTTCAACACAAACACCACCCACATATACAACATGTACCTCCTCGACCGCTTTAACGTAACTCTGCCCCACAAACCAGTGAACATTGAGGGCAACTGGACTCCACAGTGGGAGATGAACTACACTTTCAGCATCGATAAGCCCGGAAAATGGCAGCTCTGGTTTTTGCTCTTCAAAGACAAGGAGCCACCGTTGCCAAAGCCAATAAACGGAGATTACGCTCAGACAAATGCAACTCAGAGAATTCTCGATGCCATTGATGGGAAAATACTGAGCTTAAAGCTGAACATTGAAGTTAGAAAGATTTGA